In a genomic window of Arthrobacter woluwensis:
- a CDS encoding response regulator, protein MRKVLVVDDEPQLLRALQINLRAEGYDVAVAADGASALRAAADNPPHVVVLDLGLPDMEGTEVIHGLRGWTEVPIIVLSARHGSSDKVEALDAGADDYVTKPFGLDELLARMRAVERRRVQDFALGAVDAGALRIDLAASSVTRDGERVHLTPREWAVLQLLVENSGKLVTQQHLLRSVWGPAYTEETQYLRVYLAQLRRKLERDPAHPEHLVTEPGMGYRFVP, encoded by the coding sequence ATGAGGAAAGTGCTCGTGGTGGACGACGAGCCGCAGCTGCTCCGCGCCCTCCAGATCAATCTGCGGGCGGAGGGGTACGACGTCGCGGTGGCCGCTGACGGCGCCTCCGCGCTGCGTGCCGCCGCCGACAACCCGCCGCACGTGGTGGTCCTGGACCTCGGCCTGCCGGACATGGAGGGCACCGAGGTGATCCACGGCCTGCGCGGCTGGACGGAGGTCCCGATCATCGTGCTCTCCGCCCGGCACGGCTCCTCGGACAAGGTGGAGGCCCTCGACGCCGGAGCGGACGACTACGTCACCAAGCCCTTCGGCCTGGACGAACTGCTGGCCCGGATGCGCGCGGTGGAACGGCGCAGGGTGCAGGATTTCGCACTCGGAGCAGTGGACGCCGGGGCGCTCCGCATCGATCTCGCCGCCTCCTCGGTCACCCGCGACGGCGAGCGGGTGCACCTCACACCGCGCGAATGGGCCGTGCTCCAGTTGTTGGTGGAGAACTCCGGGAAGCTCGTCACGCAGCAGCACCTGCTGCGCTCGGTCTGGGGTCCGGCGTACACGGAGGAGACCCAGTATCTGCGCGTCTATCTCGCCCAGCTGCGCCGGAAGCTGGAGCGTGACCCCGCCCATCCGGAGCACCTCGTGACCGAGCCCGGCATGGGGTACCGCTTCGTCCCGTGA
- a CDS encoding HAD-IA family hydrolase yields the protein MGETMNVKAILLDMDGTLVDSSAVVERLWTEWGESHGLDPERVLSVIHGRQGQESMAVLLPERDHELNLTENQAMLAREVRELDGVHEVPGAQAFLRALEGTPHALVTSATLELATARMSAAGVPLPPLMVSAEDVRNSKPHPEGFLAAARALGADPEECVVFEDSSAGIAAARAAGMAVVGVGTASAVHGPDVHVTDLTGVEVSRDADQIVLRFP from the coding sequence ATGGGAGAAACGATGAACGTCAAGGCCATCCTGCTCGACATGGACGGGACCCTGGTGGATTCGTCTGCCGTGGTGGAGCGGCTCTGGACGGAGTGGGGCGAGTCCCACGGTCTCGACCCCGAACGGGTTCTCAGCGTGATCCATGGCCGCCAGGGCCAGGAGAGCATGGCGGTCCTTCTCCCGGAACGCGACCACGAGCTCAATCTCACGGAGAACCAGGCCATGCTGGCCCGTGAAGTCCGCGAACTGGACGGCGTCCACGAGGTGCCGGGAGCGCAGGCCTTCCTGCGGGCGCTGGAGGGGACGCCGCACGCGCTCGTCACCTCGGCCACCCTGGAGCTCGCCACGGCACGGATGTCGGCGGCCGGAGTTCCGCTGCCGCCCCTCATGGTCAGCGCGGAGGACGTGCGGAACAGCAAGCCTCACCCGGAGGGTTTCCTGGCGGCGGCCCGCGCCCTGGGTGCGGATCCCGAGGAGTGCGTGGTGTTCGAGGACTCCTCGGCAGGCATCGCCGCCGCCCGGGCGGCCGGCATGGCCGTGGTGGGCGTCGGGACCGCGTCCGCGGTGCACGGCCCGGACGTGCACGTGACGGACCTGACCGGCGTCGAGGTCTCCCGCGACGCCGACCAGATCGTCCTGCGCTTCCCGTGA
- a CDS encoding type II toxin-antitoxin system RelE/ParE family toxin, whose amino-acid sequence MSFRLTPAARADLSSIWDYTAERWDTRQAETYIRELHAAMERIAEDPARGRTCDEIRAGYRKYAIGSHLIFYVVADDGVDVIRVLHQRMDSGRHL is encoded by the coding sequence ATGAGCTTCCGGCTCACCCCCGCCGCGCGAGCCGACCTGTCGTCCATCTGGGACTACACGGCGGAGCGCTGGGACACGCGGCAGGCGGAGACCTACATCCGTGAGCTCCACGCCGCGATGGAACGCATCGCCGAAGACCCTGCCCGCGGAAGGACGTGCGATGAGATCCGTGCCGGGTACCGGAAGTATGCCATCGGCAGCCACCTGATCTTCTACGTGGTCGCCGACGACGGCGTCGACGTGATCAGAGTGCTGCACCAGCGCATGGACTCGGGCCGGCACCTGTAG
- a CDS encoding SDR family NAD(P)-dependent oxidoreductase — protein MTMNRFAGRVVFLTGAAQGIGAATARRLFAEGATLVLAERNTDGATRVAEDLGDPDRTLVVPCDLTDRASVDSAVAAAVERFGRLDALVNVAGGALRHPGLLHGMDDDGWNRTLDLNLSGPMRCIRAVAPHLGPGGAIVLVSSVNGLQAWGGESYSSAKAGLVVLAKNLAVELGPAGVRINVVAPGTIRTPVWDDQGGPDRLAPVYPLGRVGEPEDIAAAIAFLASDDAAWITGITLPVDGGGGTGPLHLLHQLRKDPDGDSLET, from the coding sequence ATGACCATGAATCGTTTTGCGGGACGGGTGGTGTTCCTGACCGGGGCGGCCCAGGGGATCGGCGCGGCCACGGCACGGCGCCTCTTCGCGGAGGGCGCCACGCTGGTGCTCGCGGAGCGGAACACCGACGGCGCCACGCGGGTCGCGGAGGATCTCGGCGATCCGGACCGCACCCTGGTTGTGCCCTGCGATCTGACGGACCGCGCGTCCGTGGACAGCGCCGTCGCGGCGGCGGTGGAGCGCTTCGGCCGGCTCGACGCCCTCGTCAACGTGGCGGGCGGCGCCCTGCGGCACCCCGGCCTCCTGCACGGGATGGACGACGACGGCTGGAACCGGACGCTCGACCTCAACCTGAGCGGCCCCATGCGCTGCATCCGCGCGGTCGCGCCGCATCTGGGCCCGGGCGGGGCGATCGTCCTGGTGAGCTCGGTCAACGGTCTGCAGGCGTGGGGCGGGGAGTCCTACTCGTCCGCCAAGGCCGGGCTCGTGGTCCTGGCCAAGAATCTCGCCGTGGAGCTGGGCCCGGCCGGGGTGCGGATCAACGTCGTGGCCCCCGGAACGATCCGGACACCTGTCTGGGACGACCAGGGCGGCCCGGACCGGCTCGCCCCGGTGTACCCGCTGGGCAGGGTGGGGGAGCCCGAGGACATCGCCGCGGCGATCGCCTTCCTCGCGTCGGACGACGCCGCCTGGATCACCGGGATCACGTTGCCGGTCGACGGCGGCGGAGGAACCGGCCCCCTGCACCTCCTGCACCAGCTCCGGAAGGATCCGGACGGGGACTCACTCGAAACGTGA
- a CDS encoding type II toxin-antitoxin system ParD family antitoxin: MSSNTSISLDEHSAAFLAREVKSGRFRTASEAVRAGLRLLEDQETHLAALRASLAEGESSGTPEPFDLEAFIAEKKG; this comes from the coding sequence ATGAGCAGCAACACCTCGATCAGCCTGGACGAGCACTCCGCCGCCTTCCTGGCCCGGGAAGTGAAATCCGGGCGCTTCCGGACGGCGAGCGAAGCGGTGCGTGCCGGGCTGCGGCTGCTGGAGGACCAGGAAACCCACCTGGCAGCACTCCGGGCCTCCCTCGCCGAGGGTGAATCCAGCGGAACTCCCGAGCCGTTCGACCTGGAAGCCTTCATCGCCGAGAAGAAGGGATGA
- a CDS encoding GNAT family N-acetyltransferase: protein MPLLIRPETPEDFSAIRTLTAAAFRGAPHAAPPVDGTSDPGEAALVEWLREDSGYVPELALVAEEDGVVVGHIMTTRGTLDGDGAPPVPALGLGPLSVLPAAQRRGVGAVLLAATVDAAVLLGEPLIALLGAPGYYGRHGWVAAARHGIGSPDPAWGDYFQVRLLPAYDGEVGTFRYAEPFSRFE, encoded by the coding sequence ATGCCCCTTCTGATCAGGCCTGAGACGCCTGAAGACTTTTCTGCCATCCGGACCCTGACCGCGGCCGCGTTCCGCGGCGCGCCCCATGCAGCCCCGCCCGTCGACGGCACCTCGGATCCCGGAGAGGCTGCGCTCGTCGAGTGGCTGCGGGAGGATTCCGGCTACGTGCCGGAGCTGGCCCTCGTCGCGGAGGAGGACGGGGTCGTGGTGGGGCACATCATGACGACGCGCGGCACGCTCGACGGCGACGGCGCCCCGCCGGTTCCCGCGCTCGGCCTCGGCCCGCTGTCAGTCCTTCCGGCAGCACAGCGCCGCGGCGTCGGCGCCGTGCTGCTGGCCGCGACCGTGGACGCCGCCGTGCTCCTGGGTGAGCCGCTCATCGCGCTGCTGGGCGCTCCCGGCTACTACGGCCGCCACGGCTGGGTCGCGGCGGCCCGTCACGGCATCGGCTCGCCGGATCCCGCCTGGGGCGACTACTTCCAGGTCCGGCTGCTTCCGGCCTACGACGGCGAGGTCGGCACTTTCCGTTACGCGGAGCCCTTCTCACGTTTCGAGTGA
- a CDS encoding DUF4118 domain-containing protein: protein MRRGRLRVFLGAAPGVGKTYAMLEEAHRLRAAGENVVVAVALDHGRPQTARLLDGLETVPLRRHTHRGAALEEMDLDAVLERAPAVAVVDEYAHSNAPGCRNEKRWEDVEELLAAGIDVLSTVNVQHLASLHDVVQAITGTRQQETIPDAVVRHADQIELVDIAPELLRQRLSQGDVYPAENIDAALANYFRLGNLSALREIALIWLADRVDEGLARYREHQGIEGTWPARERIVVGLTGGPEGEILLRRAARVLSRVNDGDLLAVHVRRADGLDDGSAGRLGVQQRLVEDLGGRFVHVSGEDVAASLLDYARGANATQIVIGVSRHGRLHQLLGTGVSNAVVRGSGDIDVHLVTHPFTGRQAALPTAPSLSRLRTTLGFVLALVGPPLITLLLSPFQGLDLATHVLAHLCVVIAVAFVGGLKPAVPAAILDSLLLNFFVTPPVGTFTISDPQNLFALIVFLGVAIAVSLVVGLSARRSVEARRARAEAVTLSELASSSLASDQSPADFVRQVRQEFSLEAVALFERDASQPAGDDAGWRLSASTGAGAPGSPEEAGTAEELSPTVLLAWNGRVLSGGERRLLRAFESHLLALLERDRLALSLADTVKLAEGNRIRTSLLQAASHDLRTPLAGIGLAATALRRQRGKMTAEEEEEMLETIESCNHRLESLIANLLDMSRISGDAVTVLHEPVSWLEVVPEALSGVGEGQVRVELAPNLPPVDADRGLLERALANLVENAVKHAPDSGVVLVATPGGLLGPVLDGRPASELRVVDHGSGVAQERLAEMFQPFRQLDTQASGLGLGLAVARGFIEAMGGELTAEPTPGGGLTMVVRLPLYAGPHSHGAAQGTPEGQEERA from the coding sequence ATGAGACGCGGCCGGTTACGGGTGTTCCTCGGGGCGGCCCCGGGCGTCGGCAAGACGTACGCCATGCTGGAGGAGGCCCATCGGCTCCGGGCCGCCGGCGAGAACGTGGTGGTGGCCGTCGCCCTCGATCACGGCCGGCCGCAGACGGCCCGGCTGCTCGACGGACTCGAGACAGTGCCCCTCCGTCGCCACACGCACCGCGGCGCCGCCCTGGAGGAGATGGATCTCGACGCCGTGCTGGAGCGCGCGCCGGCCGTCGCCGTCGTGGACGAATACGCCCACAGCAACGCCCCCGGCTGCCGGAACGAAAAGCGCTGGGAGGACGTGGAGGAACTCCTGGCCGCGGGGATCGATGTGCTCTCCACCGTCAACGTGCAGCACCTAGCGTCCCTCCACGACGTGGTCCAGGCCATCACCGGCACCCGGCAGCAGGAGACCATCCCGGACGCGGTCGTGCGGCACGCGGACCAGATCGAGCTCGTGGACATCGCGCCGGAGCTGCTCCGGCAGCGGCTGAGCCAGGGCGACGTCTACCCGGCGGAGAACATCGACGCCGCCCTCGCCAACTACTTCCGGCTCGGCAACCTCTCGGCCCTCCGCGAGATCGCCCTGATCTGGCTCGCCGACCGGGTGGACGAAGGTCTGGCCCGGTACCGCGAACACCAGGGCATCGAGGGCACGTGGCCCGCGCGCGAACGGATCGTGGTGGGCCTGACCGGCGGGCCCGAGGGTGAGATCCTGCTGCGCCGTGCCGCCCGCGTCCTCTCGCGAGTGAACGACGGCGACCTCCTGGCCGTGCACGTCCGCCGCGCCGACGGCCTGGACGACGGTTCGGCGGGCCGGCTGGGCGTGCAGCAGCGCCTGGTGGAGGACCTCGGCGGCCGCTTCGTCCACGTCTCCGGCGAGGACGTCGCGGCGTCCCTCCTCGACTACGCCCGGGGCGCGAACGCAACGCAGATCGTCATCGGGGTGTCCCGGCACGGGCGGCTCCATCAGCTGCTCGGCACCGGGGTGAGCAACGCCGTGGTGCGCGGTTCCGGGGACATCGACGTCCATCTCGTGACCCACCCGTTCACGGGACGCCAGGCGGCCTTGCCGACCGCTCCGTCCTTGAGCCGGCTCCGGACCACGCTGGGGTTCGTTCTCGCGCTCGTGGGGCCACCGCTCATCACGCTGCTGCTCTCGCCGTTCCAAGGCCTCGACCTGGCCACCCACGTGCTCGCGCACCTGTGCGTGGTCATCGCGGTCGCCTTCGTGGGCGGGCTCAAACCGGCGGTCCCGGCGGCGATCCTGGATTCGCTGCTGCTGAACTTCTTCGTGACGCCGCCGGTGGGCACGTTCACCATCTCCGATCCCCAGAATCTCTTCGCCCTGATCGTGTTCCTCGGGGTCGCGATCGCCGTCTCGCTGGTGGTGGGCCTGTCCGCCCGGCGCAGCGTGGAAGCCCGGCGCGCGCGGGCCGAGGCGGTCACGCTGAGTGAGCTCGCGTCGTCGTCGCTGGCCAGCGACCAGAGCCCTGCGGACTTCGTGCGGCAGGTGCGGCAGGAGTTCTCGCTGGAGGCCGTGGCCCTGTTCGAGCGGGACGCCTCACAGCCTGCGGGCGACGACGCCGGCTGGCGGCTGAGCGCTTCCACCGGCGCCGGCGCGCCCGGCAGTCCCGAGGAGGCCGGCACCGCGGAGGAGCTCTCCCCCACCGTGCTGCTGGCGTGGAACGGGCGAGTCCTGTCGGGCGGCGAGCGGCGGCTGCTCCGGGCGTTCGAATCCCATCTGCTGGCGCTCCTGGAACGGGACCGGCTGGCCCTGAGCCTGGCCGACACCGTCAAGCTCGCGGAGGGCAACCGCATCCGGACGTCCCTGCTGCAGGCCGCGTCCCACGACCTCCGCACGCCGCTGGCCGGGATCGGTCTGGCCGCCACGGCCCTGCGGCGTCAGCGCGGCAAGATGACGGCGGAGGAAGAGGAGGAGATGCTGGAGACGATCGAGAGCTGCAACCACCGGCTGGAATCGCTGATCGCCAATCTGCTGGACATGTCCCGGATCTCGGGCGACGCCGTCACCGTGCTCCACGAGCCGGTCTCCTGGCTGGAGGTGGTCCCGGAGGCACTGTCCGGGGTCGGCGAGGGCCAGGTGCGCGTGGAGCTTGCACCGAATCTCCCGCCCGTCGACGCGGACCGTGGCCTGCTGGAGCGGGCGCTGGCGAACCTCGTGGAGAACGCCGTCAAGCACGCCCCGGATTCCGGGGTGGTCCTGGTGGCGACCCCCGGTGGTCTTCTCGGACCGGTGCTGGACGGCCGTCCCGCGAGCGAACTCCGAGTGGTGGACCACGGCTCCGGCGTGGCCCAGGAGCGTCTGGCCGAGATGTTCCAGCCCTTCCGTCAATTGGACACCCAGGCGAGCGGGCTCGGGCTGGGGCTCGCGGTGGCACGAGGCTTCATCGAGGCGATGGGCGGAGAGCTCACCGCGGAGCCGACGCCGGGCGGCGGCCTGACGATGGTGGTCCGGCTCCCGCTGTACGCGGGGCCGCACTCGCACGGCGCGGCTCAGGGAACACCCGAAGGACAGGAGGAACGGGCATGA